From a single Gammaproteobacteria bacterium genomic region:
- a CDS encoding cobalamin-independent methionine synthase II family protein yields the protein MLRSENRILTTHAGSLVRPAGLPSEPGTDEERAARDERLRAAVEDVVARQVAIGLDVVNDGEFGKSSWAAYILERLTGFEIRADQPIPLRWLGRDRERFADFFAREMPRALNGMPTEACVGPIAYRDERCCAARDIANLRDAAARAGAREVFMTAVAPASTAYNGVNEFYPSEREFVFAIAEALRHEYLAVHDAGFVLQVDDAVLANMYDDLVRIDPARYREWAELRIEALNYALDGIPPERVRYHVCFGSWHVPHVADAPLDAIVDLVLQVNAGAYSIEAANPRHEHEWRVWRNGRLPEGKILIPGVVTHHTTTVEHPRLVADRIVRYAELVGRENVIAGTDCGFAQIENIERVHPSIMWAKLEALVEGARLASDELWGRRPRA from the coding sequence ATGCTGCGGAGCGAGAACCGAATTCTGACGACGCACGCGGGCAGCCTCGTGCGTCCCGCCGGACTGCCGAGCGAGCCGGGCACGGACGAGGAGCGGGCCGCCCGCGACGAGCGGCTGCGCGCGGCGGTCGAGGACGTCGTCGCACGGCAGGTCGCGATCGGCCTCGACGTCGTGAACGACGGCGAGTTCGGCAAATCGAGCTGGGCGGCGTACATCCTCGAGCGCCTCACCGGCTTCGAGATTCGCGCCGATCAGCCGATACCGCTGCGCTGGCTCGGCCGCGACCGGGAGCGCTTCGCGGACTTCTTCGCGCGCGAAATGCCGCGCGCGCTGAACGGCATGCCGACCGAGGCGTGCGTCGGCCCGATCGCTTACCGCGACGAGCGCTGCTGCGCGGCGCGGGACATCGCGAACCTGCGCGACGCCGCGGCGCGCGCCGGCGCCCGGGAGGTGTTCATGACCGCCGTCGCGCCGGCGAGCACCGCGTACAACGGCGTGAACGAGTTCTATCCGAGCGAACGCGAGTTCGTCTTCGCGATCGCGGAGGCCTTGCGGCACGAGTACCTGGCCGTGCACGACGCGGGCTTCGTCCTGCAGGTCGACGACGCGGTCCTGGCGAACATGTACGACGACCTCGTACGGATCGACCCGGCGCGCTATCGCGAATGGGCCGAGCTCAGGATCGAGGCGCTGAATTACGCGCTCGACGGCATTCCGCCGGAGCGCGTCCGCTATCACGTGTGCTTCGGCAGCTGGCACGTGCCGCACGTCGCGGACGCTCCGCTCGATGCGATCGTCGACCTCGTCCTTCAGGTGAACGCGGGCGCGTACTCGATCGAGGCGGCGAATCCCCGTCACGAGCACGAATGGCGAGTGTGGCGGAACGGCCGCCTGCCGGAAGGCAAGATCCTGATCCCGGGCGTCGTCACCCACCACACGACGACCGTGGAGCATCCGCGCCTCGTCGCCGATCGCATCGTCCGCTACGCCGAGCTCGTCGGCCGCGAGAACGTGATCGCCGGAACGGACTGCGGCTTCGCGCAGATCGAGAACATCGAGCGCGTGCATCCTTCGATCATGTGGGCGAAGCTCGAGGCACTCGTCGAAGGCGCGCGCCTCGCGAGCGACGAGCTGTGGGGGCGCCGGCCGCGCGCGTGA
- a CDS encoding helix-turn-helix transcriptional regulator: MDSRKRQLSEFLKSCRARVAPADVGLPVADRRRTPGLRREDVAALAGVSVTWYTWLEQGRDIQVSDAVLERISSTLHLSRDEREYLFALVQHRPAPPRGWHDVEVSAAVKRMIDSLAVPAIVMTARWDVVAWNRLAVLTFRDYDHIPQERRNLLRILLVDEQVYTRDPEIFDAMAHRVIAKFRVDYSQFTGDPDFEELIAELERTSETFRRLWNSSEVVGRSQAVVRHPQLGGVTLEHTSYVPEGSPGLRLVIYAPYDEESAAKIAALKRRH; encoded by the coding sequence ATGGATTCTCGAAAGAGGCAGCTGAGCGAGTTTCTGAAGAGCTGCCGGGCCCGCGTCGCGCCGGCGGACGTCGGCCTGCCGGTGGCGGACCGGCGCCGGACGCCGGGGCTGCGCAGGGAGGACGTTGCGGCGCTCGCCGGCGTCAGCGTGACCTGGTACACGTGGCTCGAGCAGGGGCGCGACATTCAGGTTTCCGATGCGGTTCTGGAGCGCATCTCGTCGACGCTGCACCTCTCCCGGGACGAGCGCGAGTACCTGTTCGCGCTCGTGCAACATCGCCCGGCGCCGCCTCGAGGATGGCACGACGTGGAGGTGAGCGCGGCCGTCAAGCGTATGATCGATTCGCTCGCGGTGCCCGCGATCGTGATGACGGCGCGGTGGGACGTCGTCGCGTGGAACCGGCTCGCGGTGCTCACGTTCCGCGACTACGACCACATTCCGCAGGAGCGGCGCAACCTGCTGCGGATACTGCTCGTGGACGAGCAAGTGTACACGCGCGATCCGGAGATCTTCGACGCGATGGCGCACAGGGTCATCGCGAAGTTTCGTGTCGACTACAGCCAGTTCACCGGCGATCCGGACTTCGAGGAGCTGATCGCGGAGCTCGAGCGCACGTCGGAGACGTTCAGGCGCTTGTGGAACAGCTCCGAGGTCGTCGGCCGGTCGCAGGCCGTCGTTCGCCACCCGCAGCTCGGCGGCGTCACGCTCGAGCACACCTCGTACGTGCCCGAGGGGAGCCCGGGGCTGCGGCTCGTGATCTACGCCCCGTACGACGAGGAGAGCGCCGCGAAGATCGCGGCGCTGAAGCGCCGGCACTGA